The Neodiprion pinetum isolate iyNeoPine1 chromosome 5, iyNeoPine1.2, whole genome shotgun sequence genome segment CGATAGAAAAGCGCATCGACaacgaataaaacaaaatatcaagaagataaatttttctcctgtttGCATTAAATTGCAAAATCAATACTACGCACGATATACTTCGCATCTAAAACCCGAAATAAAACTTTATAATCGAGCAATGTCCGAGCAGCATTTCGACAAGTACGAACACTTCAACTACGATCACGACAAGCATATATTTACTGGGCACAGCGGTAAACAGAGAAGTAAACGAGAAGTAGCCGACCATACAAACCACTTCGATCCGAGCGGCCATTCCAGAAAGATTCTCACCAAACTGATCAACACCGAACACAACAAGAGGGTCCCGGTTAAGGCTGCATCTCCGACTACCAAGGTCTAGTCGCTCTCTGATCTTGAAATTCCATCTCCGAAATCGTCAACGGGTAAGTTTCCTCAAcctgaaacaatttttatgttataatgaattttcatttgaaacgCGTCCCGCATTACGGCGATACGTAAATAACAGAGGAAACTGCGCAATGCGCATTTACGTatgcacgcacgcacacacacacacacgcgcgcacacaccCGCACACATATTCATATAATCGGAACCGGTACGCAGAGGATATGCGCGTACCGATCATTCGAGAAGCCAACTTGCTCGGCGCTTACATTTTGAATTCGTTGAACGTTCGTTCGACCGTGAAACGATGCAGCGGCCGGCTTATCATctagtttgaaaattcttttggAATCTTATAGAATTCGATATTCTTACCTGGTACATTCTTGTTTCCCGCAGACAGCCCTGGCGTTACCATGTTGCCAGCTCAAAACAGTGAAGCCATGCAGGCGAGATGCAGCTGCTGCATATCCGTCGTCGCGTCGTGCAGTTAACGGTGCTTCAATGGAataagggggaaaaaaaatatctatacaCATGCCGTAAGAAACAAGGTGTTTTGGCAACCGCTTTAATAACCTAGCTGCGTATTCGTTGCTGGCAATGTTGTCGATCTCGGAAATTCAAGAATATACAACTTCATTAATTatcttataataataataataatacatgcattttctcacattatatACTTGATACAACACTTACGCACTACACATTATTGATTACATTTATTGTTAGCGTGTTAAGATTAaaagtaactttttttttatatatacttGAAGCGTAATAAATGCTCTAGTTTAAATCTCGaatgaaaagataaaaaaaaaattataaaaataagtatAGTGTAGGCTATAACGATGATctagaataaaaaaagtcaaaataaaattataaatacgtGCTCacgtaaagaaatcaaaaccCTGTATTCATACATCGGTCCGTTACCTCACACCTTCAGGTATACCTGGCCTCTCGCACATcctacattattattataatcattatAGAAGTGCCTCGAAAGTATTcttaaaattattgttttggATACgtatatttacttttattttaagATTGCATGTGCCTTGTGCGTCGGAATAACAACAGGCCACCGGTGTGCCGGCTGAAAGGTCGTTTAACTTCGGCACGGTAATAGCTTGCCCCTGTATAAGTATACTGTCTCGACAAGATGCCTCGTTCTTGGGTGCTATACACGTGCAGTTCGGCCTCGGTCGCGCTCAGATGGAAGGATaaagaaacaagaaacaaGCGTACTGCGTCGTGGCCTCTAACAAGCCGGCAGATCCCCCGCCGCTCTACTCCGCCTTCGCGACGACTGTATACATGTGCAAACGTAATACAGGTCACCAATCGCGTAGGCATATCTACATACATTCGTCGGATGGAGGCACACACACAAAGACACCTGTTCGCACAACTCAGAACCTTGGATCCTTGATCCGTTTACCGGTTATCGCTTGACGATGACATTAGCTTGAAGGGGGGATTGTCGATGACGAATAAAGAATGTCACGTGGCCGtcgtttttcttataaaaatgCGGCAAATTCAGAAGAATAAAAGACATCCGCTGGAACAGTCGGTTAATCTGTAACGTCGGTAGGTCGTAACTAACGTACCGACAGTGTGCTACATTACCGGCAGCCAGTACGCGTGTATAGATGATCAACTAACATTccggaaaaattgtttttgctttttttttttaacctcgCCCGTTGCAAGATAAATAACGTCACGTTACagactaacaataaattgtGGTTAACTTCTTCATTCACAAATTAGTACGATGAGAGTACTAGGATTGATTAGATCAACATGAAATGTTGCTGTATTCAAAGGTAGATCGTTGCGaattttgtaatataattGCATGCTGTATAAGGTGAGCCATACTAAACAGCATACTTTAAGGATTTTCAACTCGTGTATATTACTCTAGTTCTAgtattattgtatataaattatttcatcgcACCAATTGCAATTTAATAAACACTAATTTTGAGAAAGTTTAAACGCGAAACCATTcgtttattggaaaatatgcTATATGAAACTGTGGATTCTAAAATTTCTTGTTTCATATATGCTAATGTAAAATTTAACCAGATATACTACGTTCCTGctaattattcaaacaatttgatTAATAACGTGAAGGTGAAAATCTCCAGAAGTGTAACGAATTACAGAAAACGATAATGGTGTATGCTGGAAATTTTAATAACCAAACGACGCAGGAAATCGAAGttgaacttgttttttttgttatatttcaCTTCAGAAAATACCTAGGGATAATTATACAGCGTGTCGTTCAGTACATCACAAGCTAAACATTATGAACTATGTTCATTGAagcaatttcattttctctgCTTCAATGTTCATCCTCGTACCCTGTGGGAAGGGCGTTCTTGTGTGGATTGTGGAAGAAACTATGATTTCCGTCACCCCATGGGAAAGGCTGTAAATTGAAATGGGAAATGAGTCTTTATGCCGACAGTCGACACAGCTGTGAGAATTCATCCAATACTTTGTCAAGGTATCAATGAAACAATGCAtgtatcaaatatttatagtTTTCCATTAAAATCTCTTAATGCATTCAATTCATGTCAAGAAATGTACGTTTGGTGACTGTAGCTAACCTTGTTCCGGATACAGAGGTATTCGTAGGGAACGAATTCTGGACGTGGCTGGTTGTGAGCCTCCTGGTGCTTGAGATAGTTGTATATGCTGCATACAATGATCGAGGGGAAGGCGACAAAGTATGAAATATTCTTCCAGAGTTTAACCGTCTCCGCTGAACGAAATAACAACCAGTAATTACAAATGGTTATATAACAAATCGTTCGCAactactgctgctgctggtgctgctgctgccgtaGCTTACTACATTACTCTAAACCCAGAATAAGTGATTCGAAGccacaagaaaaaaagtacGTGTTCTGAATCTATTTGAAGCAGACTGTTAAATTGAATCAAAACTTACGTCCGTGTCCTGTCACGGCAGAGCCCCCCGTAAAATTATGTCCAGTGGAATACTTCCTCAACGAGGCGATAACCACCCGTGACGCCGCCATCTTTAATTCTGCAACTCTTAACGGGTTGACCACGAAGTTACTCCACCATAGAGCTTGAGTGCTATGCGAAACTCGGATCATCAAAAGCGGTGCACTTCAGGTAGTTCCGATGATGCGCCGCGGATAGGTTGGTACCGTTATCGATATTATTCGTCACGTTAGGTTGGGTGTCCACAGCGCTCTTCTGGTGGCCGTGAGCTAAAACTTTAAAAAGGGCTGAAACTCtgattaaaatttcatcgaaacgtgaaataaataattgatgtgCTCCAACACGTATGGAAAACACTATTATTCGTAAACTCGGCTTTACAGTCAAGTGAAGTTCTAGTATGTCAATTATTTACTTCAcgtttcaatcaaatttgaatCAGACTTTCAGCCCTTTTAAAAGTTTCGACTCACGGCCACCAGTCAGTCGCTGCGGACTCCTAGCACGACGAATTATGTATATCGAATACTAtcgattttcttcaaatagCCAACGTTCAATGGCGGTATATTCAAACGAActgttgattaaaaaatatactacATTCAACagagaatatatattttatcagtttatttttgttgtGATTAGATTTTCCAAACATTAGATCTTGCAGACGAGACAACATCAGGCTGGTAGGATGTTACTGTAGTCTAAGGTTTACTATCCACGTATCCATTCGAGATTAAAATTTCAGTAGTtagatgaatgaatgaatgaagtgttttttctaaattataaagtcgcaatttattttatttatataacgGCCATTATTCTATATACAGGATCAGCACAACGCTCGTGTAAGCAGCGGCCATTTGAAGGTAGATCGCGACGAGCGCAATGACTAAACTAGGTGATAATTGCCAAATGCAAGGCAGGTAAAAGTGCAGCttattattcatatacatCTTCTTTGTCTGCAATGTACCGTACAATTTCCGCCGGCTTTGTCAATCTCTCCGCATCCCTGTCGGGGATTTCAAAACCAAACTCATCCTCCATAGCCATTATCACCTCCACATGATCCAGTGAATCCAAACCAAGGTCTTCTATGAAATGGGAATTCAAATCCAACTGCAAATAAATGTAATCCTTACTAAACAGAATAAATTACCtctgttattttattttccgtttCCAGAGCATAACTACAAAACTTGGACACCACGAAGCAAGCAAGGTGTTTGCCAGTTTTTACTGTCCTCGTCAAGGGTTGAGTGACAAACAGGAGAGCGAATTTTTGAGTATAGGAAGGCCCAAAATATCCAATGGAGAAAATGAATACCAATACTGTTTCATCTTCAAATTTCCAGCGATCTAGTCCCGCCTGTAAGCCACTACCCAAGGCACAAGGTGACTGTGAAACCtgagaattgaaatatcttaGCTTTTCTAGACTATTACAATCATGACTTAAATTGTAAAGAGCGACGAACTTTCAAAAACTAATCAAGAAAGTAAAGCAATACGGTTTAAATGAATTAGTATTCTTTATAGAATTGTGTCGATATCAAACAAGTAAAGTACATAGATTCGTCGCTTTCAGCAAATAGTAGGTGAAATCTATTTTGTCAAGTCATCAAAGAGAATTCTGATGAAAACGTGCTACCAGTTCCAATAACTGCGACAAGAGGGAGGATAATGCAAAAGTGAGTtgagattggaaaaaaaaatctgattaaGGTAAACCCAAGTCTCCAACATGTAAACATTTCCTAAAAGTTCCAAGTTCTCAGATCTCACAGTGACCTACAGACACTATTTAAGGCAGGAGTACCTTGGCATGGTCAATTTTGTCATAGAGTTTGAGAACGAGGATGACACGTTCGCGTATAAGCTCGAGCGTCATGGGTGCCTTGGCGCTGTAGTGGCGCACCTGGTTTGCCCGTGGTGCTGTTGGATTCTGTGAAACAGAAAAGAATGAAGATTGAATAGAAGCGTGATATTAACCTTATCTGCCGATATCTTGTCGTAGGCGGCAACGACTTTTAGGACACGTTCCTCTATCTGCTTTATCGACTGCTTCTGAGACGTGGTCGAGTAGCACAGCATTGGCCGAACAGGTTTCACCTGAGTTGTTTAGAACATGATCTAGCGATATACCTCGGGATTTCGAGCTTTGTTATTACATAACTACGGAGCAGCGGAGGCAGGCATATCTCTAGTCAATCGTGGCCCGAGTACCGGGCAATTGCGACTCCCCGTGctccgtcgtcgtcgtcgtcgtcgagctCGTGTTGTAATGTAAATGGAAGAGAATTACCTGAGGTAAGATACTCCGTGAGCGGTCCTCCGTCGCCGCGAGCGACGCCCGGTGATTAACGGAGAATGTCACCGCGGTCCGACGGATCCCCGAGCGAGAAACGTTACCCAACACCCCGGCATTTCTCGTTACAAGACGGACGAGACCCCCGAGAGACGCCATTGTCGTTCCCAAGTGGAAGGAAAACTTGTGGAAACTCGCGAGAGTCGCGAGCGAATCAACTAACACGATTCAGGAGGTCGCTAGCAGCCGACACGCGACAGTCGATTGCTTATCGAGATTGTACCCGCGGGAATTTTGATGTTTTCGAATTACTTCTGGACGCTTGTGGTATcataaaattactttttgaCTTTAATAGGGATACCAATTTCAAAACGAGTATGTTAAATTCTCTCTTCAATATTTCAAGCCTGTATTGCCACGTTGTACAATTGACAGCAATAATCctagagaaaattttttcacgtgttCAATTACACAATTGGCACGAATATAATTCGATATATTGAAAGGAACATTTCATTCCGTGAATAAATTCTCCCGCTAGAGAAAGACGCAATCAAAGCACCGTGCATCCTCTGACATGAGGGCTCATCGCACTTTCGGTGAAGGTTTATAAGAATAATTAAGAGACGTGAATAAGTATCTCGATTGACGATAAGATTATCCTCAGTCTTCATTGAGATGTTGAGAGTTTCGTTAACTCTCTTTTGTAATTGAGAACTGAAGAAACATCATGATAAACCCCGGAGAAGTGGGATCATCTACAAGCCGAAAGAGGCGGCTTATTTATAAAAGACCAAACATCGATTGTCTTGTCAGGCAAAACTGACCGTAGATGGCTCGCAGCACGCAAGAAACGGGGGATGTTGTTTTGAgtatgaggctgaagttagtaacgttaacttAACGAAACATgagggaaaaaatcattattgcgCAATTTCAGAATGACTTTAAAAAGGAGtcggattttcaaaataagagTATGCATGTTTCGTTTATCGttgtttactaaatttcagacattccTTAAaaggtgcgaagtaacgattttttcctaaacatgcatcgCTACAAatacgttactaacttcattcTCATGTTTTGATTCTCCACCTCCACTGACAGCAACTAACAGCAGTCACAGCGGTGCAACGATCGTCGGTGACCAATGAACGCCTACGGCGAGGACGAGGGTGACAGACACCCGGTGCAGGGTTAATCCGCGAAAGGGGGGAGCAGGTGCGTGCCGTGAAATTAAATTGTCGGCCGAAATGAGGCTAGAGAAGGAAAGACGAGGACTTTCCGAGATGACGGGGTGCGATAAGTAGACTCGTTCACTCGCACAGGGAGAATCACGTGCGACGTGGTTCAACGACACGCGCCCGGACAAAATAAACCCATTGAGGACGTAAACGTCGATGCAAGTATCAACGGCGCTTCAGCGCTGACTATCGATCCCTCATTTGGATATACGGCCGATGCATTTTTGGATCGACAAGCCGGCAGGCAGGTACTACGGCTTTGGAGGGCGCCGATACCCTGCCACCCCGTTGCCCAAGGCTCGCTCCGGTGAGaattttgtttacttttcAACTTTGCCTGTTCTTCGTTGTAAAATGCATGTGTAAGTCCAGGAAAGATCACCTTACCAGATGTGAGGGGTCTTCTTGACCGTTCTGATAAGTGCGAGTAATCCTTGTATGATAGTTGTTTCTCAAGATGCTCGTTATACCGCAGGTCATCGACGACGTGGCAGGGAGGTAATTAGACCGATGGTCACTCCGGTTCATCG includes the following:
- the LOC124218621 gene encoding nuclear protein 1, which gives rise to MSEQHFDKYEHFNYDHDKHIFTGHSGKQRSKREVADHTNHFDPSGHSRKILTKLINTEHNKRVPVKAASPTTKV
- the LOC124218619 gene encoding cytochrome c oxidase subunit 6A2, mitochondrial: MAASRVVIASLRKYSTGHNFTGGSAVTGHGPETVKLWKNISYFVAFPSIIVCSIYNYLKHQEAHNQPRPEFVPYEYLCIRNKPFPWGDGNHSFFHNPHKNALPTGYEDEH
- the ND-ACP gene encoding uncharacterized protein ND-ACP isoform X3 — its product is MASLGGLVRLVTRNAGVLGNVSRSGIRRTAVTFSVNHRASLAATEDRSRSILPQVKPVRPMLCYSTTSQKQSIKQIEERVLKVVAAYDKISADKVRANQVRHYSAKAPMTLELIRERVILVLKLYDKIDHAKLDLNSHFIEDLGLDSLDHVEVIMAMEDEFGFEIPDRDAERLTKPAEIVRYIADKEDVYE
- the ND-ACP gene encoding acyl carrier protein, mitochondrial isoform X2; translation: MASLGGLVRLVTRNAGVLGNVSRSGIRRTAVTFSVNHRASLAATEDRSRSILPQVKPVRPMLCYSTTSQKQSIKQIEERVLKVVAAYDKISADKLDLNSHFIEDLGLDSLDHVEVIMAMEDEFGFEIPDRDAERLTKPAEIVRYIADKEDVYE
- the ND-ACP gene encoding acyl carrier protein, mitochondrial isoform X1 codes for the protein MASLGGLVRLVTRNAGVLGNVSRSGIRRTAVTFSVNHRASLAATEDRSRSILPQNPTAPRANQVRHYSAKAPMTLELIRERVILVLKLYDKIDHAKLDLNSHFIEDLGLDSLDHVEVIMAMEDEFGFEIPDRDAERLTKPAEIVRYIADKEDVYE